Part of the Flavobacterium alkalisoli genome is shown below.
TTTCTATTTCTCTCAGGTTTTCCATCTTTTTAAGTTCAAGGAAACCTTTAATATCTTCAAAATGTTCTTTAACACGTTTGTTACCAAATTCAAATACCTTGGTTACCAGTCCGTCTAGGAAATCCCTGTCGTGAGATACCAATATCAATGTACCGTCAAAAGCCTTAAGGGCATCTTTAATGATATCCTTGGTTCTCATATCAAGGTGATTGGTAGGCTCATCCAGAATAAGTACGTTAACAGGTTCAAGCAATAACTTAATCATTGCTAAACGGGTCTTTTCCCCACCTGATAATACTTTTACTTTTTTAGTAGTATCATCCCCACTAAACATAAACGCACCTAAAAGGTTTTTTATCTGTGTACGGATATCACCTTCTGCAATACGATCTATCGTTTCAAAAACAGTAAGGTTCTCATCCAGTAGCGATGCCTGGTTTTGTGCAAAATAACCTATCTGTACATTATGTCCTATTTCCAGGCTGCCTCCTTCATACTCCAGTTCTCCCATAATAGCTTTAATCATGGTAGACTTACCTTCACCATTTTTACCCACAAAGGCAAGCTTCTGTCCACGCTCTATAACCATAGAAGCATCCTTAAACACCACATGGTCGCCGTAAGCTTTAGAAAGCTCGTTTACCACAACAGGATACTGCCCTGAACGTGGCGACGGAGGAAACTTTAATCGAAGTGCCGAAGTATCTACCTCATCAACCTCAACAATCTCCAGTTTTTCAAGCATTTTTACACGCGACTGTACTTGTAGCGTTTTAGAGTACGTCCCTTTAAAACGCTCAATAAACTCCATATTTTCAGCGATCATCTTCTGCTGCTCGTCATACGCTTTTTGCTGTTGTGCACGGCGGTCTTTACGTAATTCAAGATAGTGAGAATATTTTGCTTTATAGTCATATATCCTACCCATAGTAACTTCTATGGTACGATTTGTAATATTGTCTACAAATGCCCTGTCGTGCGATATTACAATAACAGCCTTAGCACTGTTTAAAAGGAAATCCTCCAGCCACTGTATACTCTCAATATCCATGTGGTTGGTAGGCTCATCCAGAAGGATAAGATCCGGCTTTTGAAGCAATATTTTAGCAAGCTCTATACGCATTCTCCATCCACCACTAAACTCTGATGTAGGTCTTGTAAAATCGGCGCGCTCAAAGCCCATACCAATAAGTACCTTCTCTACTTCTGCCTCATAGTTTATCTCTTCTATAGAATAGAATTTCTCGCTAAGTTCAGATACCCTCTCGATAATCTTATAATACTCTTCCGATTCATAATCGGTACGTACGGTAAGCTCTTCGTTTAAGGCATCAATTTCTCCCTTCATTTTAAAAATACCCGAGAATGCTTTTGATGTTTCCTCAAATACCGTAGCATTATCTTCGGTTAGCAAATGCTGTGGAAGATAAGCAATAACAGTACCTTTAGGTGCCGATATAGCTCCCGTTGAAGGCTTGTTAACTCCTGCTATTATTTTTAGCAATGTCGATTTTCCTGCTCCGTTTTTACCCATAAGGGCTATCTTATCTGTCTCATTTATAGAAAAAGAAACATCGCTGAATAATGTGGTACCACCAAATTGTACCGAAAGTGCATCTACAGTTATCATAGAGGTATTTTTTTGAAGCCGCAAAGATAGGATAATTAGGCAATTACACAATCAACACACGTTTTGTTTAGATTAAGAAGTTTATATATATTTGGCCAGTACCACAAATACAATTAACAATGAGTAAAAAATTTAAATCGGGGCTCATATTTTTTGTCCTGATGTTCTGCATATCCACTTTTCTTTTTCCTGTTTTTGGCATAAACGATGAGGTACCTTTATTAACCAGAGTTATTATAGGCATACCAATATGGATAGCTGCCAGCTTTTTTGTGGTAAAGTATTCCCTTAAAAAAGAAAACACTAAAACTCCAAACCAATAAATCATGAAAAGCTGGGTAAAATTTGGAATCGGCTGGGGAATATTCATGTTCTTTGTAATGAACATAGGTTTCCCATTATGGGATGGTGAAAAAATAGACATTAATAAATGTCTTTTCATGTTTCCGTTATGGATAGTATTCGGGTTACTATTTGGTTATTTTTCGAGAAAAAAGGAGCCTACAAAACAGATTGATAAATAAATGAAACCGCATATAAAATTTGCTCTTATATGGGCATCAATACTTTTTATACTGCAAACTTTTATTGCTCCTGCTATAGGAGTATCAAATAATAAAACAGACTTACAAACCATTCTTTTCAACCTGGTCCTTTGGACAATAGCAGGAATAATCGTATCTTTCTTAAAGAAAAACGACCTGCAAAAAAAGAAGTCATGAAAAAATGGTTAAGATCCGGACTCGTATGGGGAGGAGTGCTTTACATTATAGCCATGATTATTTTCCCCTTAATTGATGGCGAAAGGCTCTCTTATCATAAAATACTTTTAGGCATTCCTTTTTGGATAGTTATAGGCCTTGTTATAGGCTATCTGTTCGAGAAGAAAAAGCACCACAAGGCAAAAAACTAATCCAATATTTCTGCCAGTTTCTCCCTGTAAGCTTTTATATTTCCGTTTATAAGGTGATCTGTACCTTTTAGGGTGGTAAGTTGTATTTTATCAGGAAACTCCTCTTTAAGCTTTTCTGAATTAGAATAAGGTATAATCTTGTCTTTTGTACCGTGAAATACATAAACCGGACAGTTTACGTTTTCCAGAAACTTATGGGTTTCAAATTTATACTTTCTTAAAAACTCGGGCATAAACGGCACCCTTCCGTCTATTACATTACTTAAATTGTAATAAGGCGCTTTTAGGATTAGCAATTTAGGATTGTTAAGCGATGACAACATAGCTGCCGATCCTGTACCTATACTGTATCCCATTATAATAACATTCTCCTCTGTATATCTTTTAAGCAGTTCGGCATACGACTTTTTTACATCTTCAAAAAACTGATTTTCACTTTCTATATTCCCGCCGCTTTTTCCATATCCTCTGTAATCGAGAATAAAGATGTCATAACCCAAATCGGTATACGTGGCAGCAATATCGCCCCAGGTATCAAGGCAGCCGCCATTACCATGAAGGTAAAAAATAAGTCCTTTAGAATTTTCAGCCTTAAACAGGAGTCCGTTAAGTTTTACATCCTCTTCTACCGGAATATACAATTCCTCAAAAGTGTTACTGTAATTAAATTCATACTGCTTAGACAATTTGGTTGCAGGAAATATAAGCTTCTCCTGATTAAAATACAACAGCGTCACTATCAGCAGATAAATTACAGTAAAAAAAGAAATTAATGCAATCATTATCAGTTTAAGACTTTTCAGCATAAATATTTGGATTTAGGATTTCATACCAAATCTCCTCCACTCCGTCAAGTTCAAAGCTTTCCATATTTTTTAGGCCTGCTTTTTCAAGGGCTTTACAGGAGGCAACATTAGCAGCATCGGCATAGGCATTTATCTTCTCCAGATTAAGAACTGTAAATCCATAATCCACAAAAGCTTTTGCCGACTCTGTAGCATAGCCTTTACCCCAATGCCTTTTTAAAAAGCGGTAACCCAAATCATAAAATATCCCGCGTTCTTTTAAATTACGCTCCCTTTTTAATCCCGCCCATCCTATAAATTCATTGGTTTCTTTAAGGATAACTGCCATACGGGCAAGCCCGAAAGTTTCATACTGCCACTGAATATTTTCAATAACATCACTAACCTCATCAATACTTTTTACCGGATTATTACCCAAATACAAATGCACTTCAGGATCAGAATCCATTTCAAACATCGCCTCTGCATCTGACGGCAAAAGCTCACGAAACAGCAATCTTTCAGACTCTAATATGGGATTCATTATAACAGAATATTATTTATTAAAACCTGCTACTATTTTTGCTGCAACCTCCACTTCATGTTCTTCAACATAAAGCTCCATAGCCTGACCAAAAGAGCCAAATCCAGCTACAGTAGCCGACTGTATATTGTCTTTAACAACAGGGTTTATACCGGCTTCCTCAAGAGTCAGTTTTATTGGTGTTGCCTCTATCTCACTTCCTGAATATATTTTTACTAATGCCATAGCTCTTGTTTTTTAATTGTTAGTAGTAAGTAATCCTTCCTCGTTCATTATGATTAGTGCTTCTCCAGTAGCTTCATCACCTCCTGTCATCGACCCGGGAAGCATGATTAGGCGTTTTTTGGTTTTACCTTTATCATTTTCAAAAACTACAATAAAATAAGCCCTCGTTAGCAGGGTAGCTTTCTTAAAGATAACGCTTTTTATTGTATTTCTATATATAACAGGTGTTGCAGAATTGCTTATACTCTTAAAAATGAGAAAAAGAAGTAAAGCAGCAACTACCAAATGAAACATGGCTCGTACTTGTTCGCCTATATTATATAATGTAACAACTTTATATGCCATATAGGCCAGAAAAAGACCATACATAATTAAAGGCCTAACAATAGAATTACCAACAACCGCATTAGACAGCTCGCCTATTATACCATTTCGGGTAAGTACAATTTTATCAGGCAGGATATGGCAATAGCCAGTTTTGGTTTTAAACTTCTTTTCCATCTTTTGTCGCTAAAAGTGAATTCTTAAAATTTTGAACAGCGTTGTAATCTTCCAACCCTAAAATCAGTATAAGATTTTCAAAATCAAGCTTACCAGCTTTATAATAAGCTATAAGCTGTTGTTTAACATCTCTTAGTTGGTAGCGTTTTTCCAATGCAAAACAACAAACCTCTTTTACACTGTTACTCCAATATAGCTCTACCACATTATTATTACCTTCAGAAAC
Proteins encoded:
- a CDS encoding ABC-F family ATP-binding cassette domain-containing protein, coding for MITVDALSVQFGGTTLFSDVSFSINETDKIALMGKNGAGKSTLLKIIAGVNKPSTGAISAPKGTVIAYLPQHLLTEDNATVFEETSKAFSGIFKMKGEIDALNEELTVRTDYESEEYYKIIERVSELSEKFYSIEEINYEAEVEKVLIGMGFERADFTRPTSEFSGGWRMRIELAKILLQKPDLILLDEPTNHMDIESIQWLEDFLLNSAKAVIVISHDRAFVDNITNRTIEVTMGRIYDYKAKYSHYLELRKDRRAQQQKAYDEQQKMIAENMEFIERFKGTYSKTLQVQSRVKMLEKLEIVEVDEVDTSALRLKFPPSPRSGQYPVVVNELSKAYGDHVVFKDASMVIERGQKLAFVGKNGEGKSTMIKAIMGELEYEGGSLEIGHNVQIGYFAQNQASLLDENLTVFETIDRIAEGDIRTQIKNLLGAFMFSGDDTTKKVKVLSGGEKTRLAMIKLLLEPVNVLILDEPTNHLDMRTKDIIKDALKAFDGTLILVSHDRDFLDGLVTKVFEFGNKRVKEHFEDIKGFLELKKMENLREIEK
- a CDS encoding alpha/beta hydrolase, which produces MLKSLKLIMIALISFFTVIYLLIVTLLYFNQEKLIFPATKLSKQYEFNYSNTFEELYIPVEEDVKLNGLLFKAENSKGLIFYLHGNGGCLDTWGDIAATYTDLGYDIFILDYRGYGKSGGNIESENQFFEDVKKSYAELLKRYTEENVIIMGYSIGTGSAAMLSSLNNPKLLILKAPYYNLSNVIDGRVPFMPEFLRKYKFETHKFLENVNCPVYVFHGTKDKIIPYSNSEKLKEEFPDKIQLTTLKGTDHLINGNIKAYREKLAEILD
- a CDS encoding GNAT family N-acetyltransferase; translation: MNPILESERLLFRELLPSDAEAMFEMDSDPEVHLYLGNNPVKSIDEVSDVIENIQWQYETFGLARMAVILKETNEFIGWAGLKRERNLKERGIFYDLGYRFLKRHWGKGYATESAKAFVDYGFTVLNLEKINAYADAANVASCKALEKAGLKNMESFELDGVEEIWYEILNPNIYAEKS
- a CDS encoding putative signal transducing protein, yielding MALVKIYSGSEIEATPIKLTLEEAGINPVVKDNIQSATVAGFGSFGQAMELYVEEHEVEVAAKIVAGFNK
- a CDS encoding phosphoribosylaminoimidazolesuccinocarboxamide synthase — protein: MEKKFKTKTGYCHILPDKIVLTRNGIIGELSNAVVGNSIVRPLIMYGLFLAYMAYKVVTLYNIGEQVRAMFHLVVAALLLFLIFKSISNSATPVIYRNTIKSVIFKKATLLTRAYFIVVFENDKGKTKKRLIMLPGSMTGGDEATGEALIIMNEEGLLTTNN